The Podarcis muralis chromosome 10, rPodMur119.hap1.1, whole genome shotgun sequence genome includes a region encoding these proteins:
- the ZBED4 gene encoding zinc finger BED domain-containing protein 4, with protein MDTNRSDSPQIDDNFMMDKINSLKVEPEDDSNFALETIDIKTEQEDLRQTDSSDEQDDREKNFIHNNSGKYISAENEDDYGSLFSQYSSTLYDVAMEAVTQSLLSSRNISSRKKSPAWNHFFISPRDSTKAICMYCMKEFSRGKNEKDLSTSCLMRHVRRAHPTVLIQENGNMASISSFSSPTLLIPPQPADVGDLTSVLAPIKLVKKTVSKIPSPDQITEESVPVVSTEEMPSDMLHPEKSNKEGSGGLCQPFPNNQCEETVENVAEKTVQVPKSTSGSRRRSAVWKHFYLSPLDNSKAVCIHCMNEFSRGKNGKDLGTSCLIRHMWRAHRSIVLQENGGGSSIPPLYSASPTLLQPILPSDGDPNSGSSPAKVAKEPTSICSSPDRMAEENNSSLPLGDTLMEDSSLLSSSEDIGEASLVSSPEKSPLIFEHGSVFHQNKRMMRKLKSEVWHHFSSSPGDSLKVVCRHCNCIINRGKKGDVGTSCLTRHLYRRHPEVVGIQKSFIDVSLANSPYATLASAECSSSKLTDLPTMVSNERQVIFPVSSKKTSKLWNHFSICSADSTKVICMHCGRTISRGKKPTNLGTSCLLRHLQRFHNNVLKPDASEPVLSSSANSHVPLSTDLLGSSSFDETNDKFSDTHPVAKKITSLVAEMIALDLQPYSFVDNIGFNRLLEFLQPQYSLPSPSYFSRTAIPDMYDSVKEIIVSHLKEAESGVVHFTSGIWMSNQTREYLTLTAHWVTFESRVRPQCEDYHCSALLNVSQIDCDYNGISIQKQLEYWWEAWIASIGLQVGITVTDNQTIGKTLNEGEHSSVQCFGHTVNLIVTEAIKSQRMVQNLLSIARKICERVHRSAKAREKLADLQKEYHLPQHQLIQDVPSKWNTSFHMLERLIEQKRAIDEMSVECSFRELISCDQWKVMQSVCHALKPFEVASREMSTHMSTLSQVIPMIHILNRKIELLFEETMGIDTMLKSLKEAMVSRLSSTLHDPRYIFATLLDPRYKASLFTEEEAEQYKQDLIRELEILNATSDDEKPVSNGCGTGSSSKNSYGDNNLWSLMEDMKKAKAPKEKAKLPEEMVLLYLEEEVLEHNCDPLTYWNFKKSSWPVLSKLAVRFLGCPPSIVPSERLFSTSNENISFSQSRLAMEHFEKLIFLKVNLPLIYFQY; from the coding sequence ATGGATACAAATAGGTCAGATTCTCCACAAATTGATGATAATTTTATGATGGATAAAATCAACAGTTTAAAAGTGGAACCAGAAGATGATAGTAATTTTGCTTTAGAAACAATAGATATAAAAACTGAGCAAGAGgacttgagacagacagatagcAGTGATGAACAAGACGATAGAGAAAAGAATTTCATCCATAACAATTCAGGCAAATATATCTCTGCAGAAAATGAAGATGATTATGGATCTCTCTTTTCCCAGTACAGCAGCACCCTTTATGATGTAGCAATGGAAGCTGTCACACAGAGCCTTCTTTCAAGCAGAAATATAAGTTCCCGAAAAAAGTCTCCTGCTTGGAACCATTTCTTCATATCTCCTAGAGACAGCACTAAAGcaatatgtatgtactgtatgAAAGAATTTAGCAGGGGCAAAAATGAAAAAGACCTAAGTACAAGTTGTCTCATGAGGCATGTGAGGAGAGCTCATCCCACTGTGCTCATTCAGGAAAATGGAAATATGGCATCtatctcttccttttcttcaccTACATTATTAATCCCACCACAGCCTGCCGATGTTGGAGATTTAACTAGTGTGCTTGCCCCCATAAAATTAGTTAAGAAAACCGTTTCCAAGATTCCATCCCCAGATCAAATAACTGAGGAGTCTGTTCCCGTAGTTTCTACTGAAGAGATGCCTTCAGACATGTTACATCCTGAAAAGAGCAATAAAGAAGGCAGTGGTGGATTGTGTCAACCCTTTCCCAACAACCAATGTGAAGAAACAGTGGAAAATGTAGCAGAGAAAACGGTCCAGGTTCCTAAGAGTACATCTGGGTCCAGAAGAAGGTCTGCCGTCTGGAAACATTTCTATTTGTCTCCTTTAGATAATTCAAAAGCTGTTTGCATCCACTGTATGAATGAATTCAGTAGAGGAAAGAATGGGAAAGATCTTGGAACCAGTTGCTTAATACGACACATGTGGAGAGCCCATCGTTCTATTGTTCTACAAGAGAATGGAGGTGGTTCAAGCATACCTCCTCTGTACTCTGCATCTCCAACTTTGTTGCAACCcatactgccttcagatggcgaTCCAAACTCTGGGTCATCTCCTGCAAAAGTAGCTAAGGAACCAACATCTATATGCTCTTCTCCGGACAGAATGGCAGAAGAAAACAATTCTTCTCTTCCTTTGGGGGATACACTTATGGAGGACTCCTCGTTGTTGTCGTCATCTGAAGATATAGGTGAAGCTTCTTTAGTTTCTTCCCCTGAAAAAAGCCCTTTGATATTTGAACACGGCTCTGTTTTTCATCAGAATAAACGAATGATGCGAAAGCTGAAGTCTGAGGTATGGCATCATTTTTCTTCGTCTCCAGGCGACAGTCTGAAAGTTGTGTGTAGACACTGCAATTGCATCATCAATCGCGGGAAAAAGGGTGATGTAGGCACAAGTTGTTTGACGAGACATTTATACAGACGTCACCCTGAAGTCGTCGGGATCCAGAAGAGCTTTATAGATGTGAGTTTAGCAAATTCTCCTTATGCTACCTTGGCTTCTGCAGAATGCTCATCGTCAAAATTGACTGACTTACCCACAATGGTTTCTAATGAGAGACAAGTCATATTTCCTGTCAGTAGCAAAAAGACCTCAAAACTGTGGAATCATTTTTCAATTTGTTCTGCTGATTCAACTAAAGTAATATGTATGCACTGTGGACGTACAATAAGTCGAGGGAAAAAGCCAACCAATCTAGGTACAAGTTGCCTTTTAAGACATTTACAACGGTTTCATAACAATGTCCTCAAACCAGATGCCTCCGAGCCAGTATTGTCCTCTTCTGCAAATAGTCACGTGCCACTGAGCACAGATCTGTTGGGGTCGTCATCTTTCGATGAAACCAACGACAAGTTTTCTGACACTCACCCTGTTGCCAAAAAAATCACCAGTCTTGTAGCAGAAATGATTGCACTTGACCTTCAGCCATATTCTTTTGTAGACAATATTGGCTTTAATCGATTGCTTGAATTCTTGCAGCCTCAGTATTCGTTGCCTTCGCCATCTTATTTTTCCCGTACTGCAATTCCTGATATGTATGATAGCGTAAAAGAAATAATCGTTTCACATCTGAAAGAAGCTGAAAGCGGAGTAGTCCATTTTACATCGGGAATATGGATGAGCAACCAAACTCGAGAATATCTTACCCTTACTGCTCACTGGGTAACGTTTGAGTCTAGGGTTCGACCACAGTGTGAAGATTACCATTGCTCCGCTCTTTTAAATGTATCGCAGATTGATTGTGACTACAACGGCATCAGCATTCAGAAGCAGCTAGAATATTGGTGGGAAGCCTGGATCGCATCGATTGGGCTTCAGGTTGGGATTACTGTTACAGATAATCAGACTATTGGAAAGACTTTAAATGAAGGGGAGCATTCAAGTGTGCAGTGCTTTGGTCACACGGTTAACCTCATAGTAACCGAAGCTATTAAAAGCCAGAGAATGGTTCAGAACCTGCTTAGTATTGCAAGAAAGATCTGTGAGCGGGTTCATCGGTCAGCAAAAGCAAGGGAGAAACTGGCAGATCTGCAGAAGGAGTATCACTTGCCGCAGCACCAGCTGATCCAAGACGTTCCATCAAAGTGGAACACGTCCTTCCATATGCTTGAACGCCTAATTGAACAGAAAAGAGCAATTGATGAAATGTCCGTAGAGTGCAGCTTCAGGGAGTTAATAAGCTGTGATCAGTGGAAAGTAATGCAGTCTGTCTGTCACGCACTTAAACCGTTTGAAGTGGCAAGCCGAGAGATGAGTACACACATGTCCACTCTAAGTCAAGTAATTCCAATGATTCATATACTCAACCGGAAAATTGAGCTGCTGTTTGAAGAAACGATGGGCATCGATACCATGCTAAAGTCCTTAAAGGAAGCTATGGTGAGTAGACTGTCCTCCACACTTCATGATCCACGGTATATTTTTGCTACACTTTTGGACCCTCGTTATAAAGCTTCCTTATTCACCgaagaggaggcagagcagtaTAAACAGGACTTAATCAGGGAGCTGGAAATACTAAACGCTACCTCAGATGATGAGAAACCTGTTTCCAATGGCTGTGGTACAGGTTCATCATCTAAAAACTCTTACGGGGACAATAATCTTTGGTCACTTATGGAAGACATGAAAAAAGCGAAAGCTCCGAAAGAAAAGGCCAAGTTGCCAGAAGAGATGGTGCTTTTGTACTTGGAGGAAGAAGTACTTGAGCATAACTGTGATCCCCTAACTTACTGGAACTTTAAGAAATCATCTTGGCCAGTACTGTCGAAGTTAGCAGTTCGATTCCTCGGTTGTCCTCCAAGCATTGTCCCATCCGAGAGATTGTTCAGTACATCCAATGAAAACATCAGCTTTAGTCAGTCAAGGCTAGCAATGGAACACTTTGAGAAACTTATATTTTTGAAAGTAAATCTTCCTTTGATATACTTCCAGTATTGA